In a single window of the Pyrococcus sp. NA2 genome:
- a CDS encoding FAD-dependent oxidoreductase, with translation MRPLDLTEKSDKKVKIYFEGKELEAYEGEKLSVALLANEVYWLTTSTEGRKRGAFTFGPVPMKVNGVRGVDARKTRVTEGMKVERQSYPEFHEEPVIEGKETTQFVVDVAVIGGGPAGIGATLELQEDLTVALIEEKGWLGGDMWLKSSKQEGFNERARKAVEELTRNIKEDVRVFLGASALGVFDKGEYFLVPVVKESSLIEIMAKRVVLATGAVDSIMLFENNDMPGIFRRDFALEVMNVWEVAPGWNVAVTGSRAEEVIQELERWGIDYVYIPNVKRAEGEEKVEKVVDMNGNEYKVDALIFADGRRPDINPITQAGGKITFRRGYYGPIIDEKHRIREGIYVAGSAVSIKSHYANYLEGRLVGAYILREFGFDAEPCIYEEKLKEYEPESLPIPRIPLEKFNLEDVQICGCDVSLKKVDDVIRRGITDLQIIKRLTHLAMGYCQGRYCLFNGALVVSQRTGKKLGEIDLPVARSPIKNVRMGVLARR, from the coding sequence ATGAGACCCCTGGATTTAACAGAGAAGAGTGACAAAAAAGTTAAAATTTACTTCGAGGGAAAGGAATTGGAAGCTTATGAAGGAGAAAAACTCTCCGTGGCTCTTCTCGCGAATGAGGTTTACTGGTTAACAACATCGACGGAAGGTAGGAAGAGAGGGGCCTTTACCTTTGGACCAGTGCCAATGAAGGTTAATGGAGTTAGAGGCGTTGATGCTAGGAAAACGAGGGTTACGGAGGGAATGAAAGTAGAGAGACAAAGTTATCCAGAATTCCATGAAGAACCGGTCATAGAAGGGAAGGAAACAACTCAGTTTGTCGTTGATGTGGCTGTAATAGGGGGAGGCCCAGCTGGAATTGGCGCAACTCTTGAGTTGCAAGAGGACTTAACAGTAGCTTTAATAGAGGAAAAGGGGTGGCTTGGAGGGGACATGTGGTTGAAGAGTTCAAAGCAGGAGGGATTCAACGAGAGAGCCAGGAAAGCAGTGGAAGAATTAACCAGGAATATAAAGGAGGACGTTAGGGTATTCCTAGGAGCCTCTGCCCTGGGAGTTTTCGATAAGGGAGAATACTTTTTGGTTCCAGTTGTGAAGGAGAGCTCTTTAATAGAGATCATGGCGAAGAGGGTTGTGCTAGCAACTGGGGCTGTGGACAGCATAATGCTCTTTGAGAACAACGACATGCCGGGAATCTTTAGAAGAGATTTTGCGCTTGAAGTGATGAACGTTTGGGAGGTGGCTCCTGGATGGAATGTTGCCGTAACAGGAAGTAGAGCCGAAGAGGTAATCCAGGAACTAGAGAGATGGGGAATTGATTACGTTTACATTCCAAACGTGAAGCGTGCCGAAGGAGAAGAGAAAGTGGAGAAGGTTGTAGACATGAACGGTAACGAGTACAAGGTCGATGCATTGATATTCGCTGACGGTAGGAGACCGGATATAAACCCAATAACTCAGGCTGGAGGAAAGATAACATTCAGGAGAGGTTACTACGGGCCAATAATAGATGAGAAACACAGGATTAGAGAGGGGATATACGTTGCTGGAAGTGCCGTTTCTATAAAGTCTCACTATGCCAACTATCTTGAGGGGAGGCTTGTTGGTGCTTACATCTTAAGAGAGTTTGGCTTTGATGCTGAACCTTGCATCTATGAGGAGAAGCTCAAGGAATATGAGCCCGAAAGCCTGCCAATACCAAGGATACCTCTGGAGAAGTTCAACCTCGAGGATGTCCAGATATGCGGATGCGACGTTTCCCTGAAGAAAGTTGATGACGTGATAAGGAGAGGCATAACTGATCTCCAGATAATCAAGAGACTCACACACCTTGCAATGGGTTACTGCCAGGGAAGATATTGTCTCTTCAATGGAGCCCTAGTAGTTTCTCAGAGAACTGGGAAGAAACTTGGTGAGATAGATCTACCTGTGGCAAGAAGTCCCATCAAAAATGTTAGGATGGGTGTTCTCGCCAGGAGGTGA
- a CDS encoding molybdopterin-dependent oxidoreductase, whose amino-acid sequence MFSACMRDCYDTCSIISEVRNGKLYVRGNPEHPITRGFLCPKGALLPKWFHSSDRLRTPLIREGKRGKEDFREISWEKALSIIAEKITETIKEYGSESVLVYNYAGDRGVVNYYFPRRLFHYLNASLIDGAICDRAGQEALKDIYGTAIGIDPEDIPRHKLIVYWGINAFWTNIHGFMLAKRSGVEIWTVDVVKTETAKRSDKFFQVKPDTDVLFALGVAKVMIEEELYDKDFVRKNVYGFEEFKNYVINLSLDYISKETGVGVERIKEFAREFAEKRGIIHIGYGFQRSLAGGEAVRAIAILPALVGHRFGFIYDMKTIDKSYAEAKFLRTKPETRIPQMELSEAIEDGRIKFLYIYNSNPLASYPNQNRLRKALERSDVFVVTHDIFLTDTALYSDIVLPANTFFERLDIVDSYYHRYVLLNEPVAKGPGKSNSEVTRLIARALGIKNHYLYESDEDVIKKVLEMNGISFEELKRKGFVKIPEKERKWKTPSGKIEFYSQRAVGRGLSPFPEYRKFKGSYPLRLLSPTHRMTITSQYHNTHGIIDPNLYMNPKDAAERRIRDGDEVIVFNDRGRVVTKVKLTEDVPPGVVVLYKAFWPKLLGWNVNFLTTDEKVEKYGKGSAFHSTWVNVVKSNFPDTAS is encoded by the coding sequence ATGTTTTCAGCATGCATGAGGGATTGCTATGATACCTGTTCGATAATAAGTGAAGTTAGAAATGGGAAGCTTTATGTGAGGGGAAATCCAGAGCATCCCATAACAAGAGGCTTTCTCTGTCCCAAGGGAGCCTTGCTTCCAAAGTGGTTCCATTCAAGTGATAGATTAAGGACACCACTGATAAGGGAAGGAAAAAGAGGGAAAGAGGATTTTAGAGAAATATCGTGGGAGAAGGCACTTTCCATTATCGCTGAAAAGATAACGGAGACCATAAAAGAGTATGGAAGCGAAAGTGTGCTGGTTTATAATTACGCAGGAGATAGAGGGGTTGTCAACTACTATTTTCCGAGGAGGTTGTTTCACTATTTAAATGCCTCCCTAATAGATGGAGCAATATGTGATAGAGCAGGGCAGGAAGCTCTCAAGGACATTTACGGAACTGCCATCGGAATCGATCCAGAGGATATTCCTAGACATAAATTGATAGTCTATTGGGGGATCAATGCATTCTGGACGAACATTCATGGCTTTATGTTGGCTAAGAGGAGCGGAGTGGAGATATGGACCGTTGACGTTGTTAAAACAGAAACTGCAAAGAGGAGTGATAAATTCTTCCAAGTGAAACCAGATACGGACGTCCTCTTTGCACTTGGCGTTGCTAAGGTCATGATAGAGGAAGAACTTTACGACAAAGATTTCGTGAGGAAAAACGTTTATGGTTTTGAAGAATTCAAGAATTATGTAATTAATTTATCACTTGATTACATAAGTAAGGAGACGGGAGTAGGAGTTGAGAGAATTAAGGAATTCGCAAGGGAGTTCGCGGAGAAAAGGGGGATAATTCACATAGGATATGGCTTCCAAAGATCTTTAGCGGGAGGAGAGGCTGTTAGGGCTATAGCAATTCTTCCAGCCCTCGTTGGCCACAGATTTGGCTTCATATATGATATGAAGACGATAGACAAAAGCTATGCGGAGGCGAAGTTCTTAAGAACAAAACCTGAGACAAGGATTCCTCAAATGGAGCTAAGTGAGGCTATAGAGGATGGAAGGATTAAGTTCCTGTACATATACAACTCGAACCCATTGGCGAGTTATCCAAACCAGAATAGGCTTAGGAAGGCATTGGAGAGAAGTGACGTCTTCGTTGTTACTCACGACATATTCCTCACCGATACAGCTCTTTACTCAGATATCGTTCTTCCCGCGAATACGTTCTTTGAAAGGCTGGACATAGTTGATTCCTACTACCACCGCTACGTATTACTCAACGAGCCAGTTGCCAAGGGCCCAGGAAAGAGTAATAGCGAAGTAACAAGATTGATTGCAAGGGCCTTGGGGATAAAGAATCACTACCTGTACGAGAGCGATGAAGATGTGATAAAGAAGGTCCTTGAGATGAACGGGATAAGCTTTGAGGAGTTGAAGAGGAAAGGATTCGTAAAGATTCCTGAAAAAGAAAGAAAGTGGAAAACGCCGAGTGGAAAGATAGAGTTCTATTCTCAAAGGGCCGTGGGGAGAGGTCTAAGTCCCTTCCCCGAATACAGGAAGTTCAAGGGGAGCTATCCTCTAAGGTTACTTAGCCCGACCCATAGGATGACCATAACTAGTCAATACCATAACACCCACGGAATTATAGATCCAAACCTTTACATGAATCCCAAGGATGCTGCTGAAAGGAGAATAAGGGATGGAGACGAGGTGATCGTATTCAACGATAGAGGTAGAGTTGTCACGAAGGTTAAGTTGACTGAGGACGTTCCTCCAGGAGTCGTTGTCCTTTACAAGGCCTTTTGGCCCAAGCTTCTTGGTTGGAACGTGAACTTCCTAACAACGGATGAAAAAGTGGAGAAATATGGAAAGGGTTCGGCCTTTCACTCAACATGGGTAAATGTCGTGAAAAGTAATTTTCCTGATACCGCAAGTTAA
- a CDS encoding FAD-binding oxidoreductase, translating into MLPEKSEVVVIGGGIVGVAIAHELAKRGIDVTVLEKRFIGSGSTFRCGTGIRQQFNDEANVRVMKRSVELWEKYSREYNFSFSQTGYLFLLYDEGEVETFKRNIKIQNKFGVPTRLITPEEAKEIVPLLDISEVIAASWNPTDGKADPFEATTAFAIKAKEYGAKLLEYTEVKGFIIENGEIKGVKTNRGIIKTGIVVNATNAWAKLINAMAGIRLKIPIEPYKHQAVITQPIKRGTINPMVISFKYGHAYLTQTFHGGIIGGIGYEVGPTYDLTPTYEFLREVSYYFTKIIPALKNLLILRTWAGYYAKTPDSNPAIGKIDELSDYYIAAGFSGHGFMMAPAVGEMIADLITRGKTNLPIEWYDPYRFERGELRTAALQMG; encoded by the coding sequence ATGCTTCCGGAGAAGAGTGAGGTTGTTGTTATTGGCGGTGGAATAGTTGGAGTTGCCATAGCCCATGAGCTAGCCAAAAGAGGGATCGATGTAACGGTTTTGGAGAAGAGGTTCATTGGTTCAGGATCAACTTTCCGTTGTGGGACTGGAATAAGGCAACAGTTCAATGATGAGGCAAACGTTAGGGTAATGAAAAGGTCAGTAGAACTCTGGGAAAAATATTCCAGAGAGTATAACTTCTCCTTCAGCCAGACGGGTTATCTATTCCTGCTGTACGATGAGGGAGAAGTTGAGACGTTTAAGAGGAACATAAAAATCCAGAACAAGTTTGGAGTCCCCACAAGACTGATAACTCCTGAAGAGGCCAAGGAGATAGTGCCACTGCTTGACATAAGTGAGGTAATAGCTGCTTCCTGGAACCCAACTGATGGCAAGGCTGATCCATTTGAGGCGACTACAGCATTTGCGATTAAGGCTAAAGAGTATGGAGCAAAGCTACTTGAATACACGGAGGTTAAGGGTTTCATAATAGAGAATGGTGAGATTAAGGGTGTTAAGACAAATAGAGGAATTATAAAGACCGGGATAGTCGTGAACGCGACAAATGCTTGGGCCAAACTAATAAACGCGATGGCTGGAATTAGGCTTAAGATACCTATAGAACCCTACAAGCATCAAGCGGTCATAACTCAACCGATTAAGAGAGGAACGATCAATCCAATGGTTATCTCATTTAAGTACGGACACGCTTATCTAACCCAGACCTTCCATGGTGGAATAATCGGGGGGATTGGATATGAAGTTGGGCCAACCTACGATCTAACTCCCACATATGAGTTTCTCAGGGAAGTCAGTTACTACTTCACGAAGATAATTCCAGCTTTGAAGAACCTCCTGATACTTAGGACGTGGGCTGGTTACTACGCCAAGACCCCGGACAGCAATCCGGCTATAGGAAAGATCGATGAGTTAAGTGACTATTACATAGCGGCAGGATTCTCTGGACATGGGTTCATGATGGCTCCAGCGGTTGGAGAGATGATTGCGGATCTCATTACCAGAGGGAAAACTAATTTGCCAATAGAGTGGTATGATCCATACAGGTTTGAGAGGGGGGAGTTGAGAACGGCAGCACTTCAGATGGGCTAA